The following are encoded in a window of Pseudomonadota bacterium genomic DNA:
- a CDS encoding polysaccharide export protein, with protein MRVRVAAAVLLAAATATAACSGVRPTTPVVRPDEAPTDTTLGPGDVFDVRVYGEEGLTGTYRIASDGSIDYPLLGTISVQGMTPTEVTRLIADGLVNGEFLKSPNVSVFVKEYTSKKISVFGQVNKPGTFQYADGMSIVEAISIAGGFTPMAKMNDVTVTRVINGAEKQFLVPVEAIGEGRTPNFVLRPGDIVFVPQRVF; from the coding sequence ATGAGGGTTCGCGTCGCGGCGGCGGTTTTGCTCGCGGCGGCGACGGCCACGGCGGCGTGCAGCGGCGTGCGCCCGACGACGCCCGTGGTCAGGCCCGACGAGGCGCCGACCGACACGACGCTCGGCCCGGGCGACGTCTTCGACGTCCGCGTGTACGGGGAGGAGGGGCTGACCGGCACCTACCGCATCGCCTCGGACGGCAGCATCGACTACCCGCTGCTGGGCACGATCTCGGTGCAGGGCATGACGCCGACCGAGGTCACGCGGCTGATCGCCGACGGGCTCGTGAACGGGGAGTTCCTCAAGAGCCCGAACGTCTCGGTCTTCGTCAAGGAGTACACGAGCAAGAAGATCTCGGTGTTCGGGCAGGTCAACAAGCCCGGGACGTTCCAGTACGCCGACGGGATGAGCATCGTCGAGGCGATCTCCATCGCCGGCGGCTTCACCCCGATGGCCAAGATGAACGACGTGACGGTGACGCGCGTGATCAACGGCGCCGAGAAGCAGTTCCTCGTGCCGGTCGAGGCGATCGGCGAGGGGCGCACGCCCAACTTCGTGCTCCGCCCGGGAGACATCGTGTTCGTGCCGCAGCGCGTGTTCTGA